CACGGTGGACTTCGCGCAGGCGGCGGGGGCGGAGGAGGTGGCGGTGGTGGGCAACCTCCCGTACCACCTGACGAGCTCCATCCTCTTCCAGGTGCTGGAGCAGCGGGCGCATGTGTCTCGGGCCGTGTTCACGCTCCAGAAGGAAGTGGTGGAGCGGCTGGCGGCGGAGCCGGGGACGCGGGACTACGGGCTGCTGACGGTGCTGCTGGGGCTGTACTTCGACATCGAGCACCTGTTCACGCTGGAGGCGCACCTGTTCCACCCGCCGCCGAAGGTGGACTCGGCGGTGGTGCGGCTGACGCGGCTGAAGGCGCCGCGGGCGCCGGTGGTGAGCGAGGAGCGCTTCATCCGCCTGGTGAAGGCGGCGTTCGCGCAGCGGCGCAAGACGCTGCTGAACTCGCTCAAGTCGGACCGGACGCTGGCCACGCCTGAGCAGTACGCGAAGGCGCTGGAGACGGCGGGTATCGA
This genomic stretch from Hyalangium gracile harbors:
- the rsmA gene encoding 16S rRNA (adenine(1518)-N(6)/adenine(1519)-N(6))-dimethyltransferase RsmA, whose protein sequence is MESPREILKRHGLHAKHSWGQNFLGDEGALQEIAEALELRKDEPVVELGPGLGHLTRFLAATGARVTAVEKDRDMLAVLEKEAIPGVRVVSGNAATVDFAQAAGAEEVAVVGNLPYHLTSSILFQVLEQRAHVSRAVFTLQKEVVERLAAEPGTRDYGLLTVLLGLYFDIEHLFTLEAHLFHPPPKVDSAVVRLTRLKAPRAPVVSEERFIRLVKAAFAQRRKTLLNSLKSDRTLATPEQYAKALETAGIDPMRRAETLAPQEFAALEQALGPVGSP